From the genome of Oncorhynchus clarkii lewisi isolate Uvic-CL-2024 chromosome 11, UVic_Ocla_1.0, whole genome shotgun sequence, one region includes:
- the LOC139420321 gene encoding phosphatidylinositol-3,5-bisphosphate 3-phosphatase MTMR6-like isoform X2, protein MEHIRTPKVEQVRLLERFSNKSTSGTLHLTATHLIFVESNNAATTAAQEIWILHHHIASVEKLSLTTSGCPLVIQCRNFRVVHFVVQRERDCHDIYSSLLRLLRPVSYDELYAFSYNPKQNEQQREEGWQLIDLGAEFERMGVPCDRWQLTDVNRDYKICETYPRDLYVPITASKPIIVGSSKFRSKGRFPVLTYFYQEKKAAVCRCSQPLSGFSARCLEDESMLQAISKANHNSRFVYVMDTRPKLNAMANRAAGKGYENEDNYSNIRFQFVGIENIHVMRTSLQKLLEVVGSRFLSVNDYLLGLESCGWLRHVKAVVDAAIFLTKAVTVEGASVLVHCSDGWDRTAQVCSLGALLMDPYYRTIKGFMVLIEKDWISFGHKFADRCDQLDGDPKEVSPVFTQFLECVWQLTEQFPQAFEFSEWLLLQIHEHVHSCQYGNFLANNQRRREELQLGDRTHSLWAFLLREQQNYLNPAYCPTYADTHPVLEPSTLPCHFKFWRNMYHQFDRSMHPRQSVLKNVLTLKESNCQLEDTIKDLEARLQKHGISPPTPDPQASLRDQRILPTRPHSLILEAPLSRKEAQRQQEEEEEVGEEVTECCSDTERTVEGSSGTERKESYSDLQGTYGAKAEPAVVSLEFGVARMTC, encoded by the exons ATCCTGCACCACCACATAGCGTCAGTGGAGAAGCTGTCGTTGACCACCAGCGGTTGTCCTCTGGTCATCCAGTGTCGTAACTTCAGAGTGGTCCACTTTgtggtccagagagagagagactgtcacgACATCTACAGCTCACTGCTCAGATTGCTACGACCAG tATCCTATGATGAGCTCTATGCGTTCTCCTACAACCCCAAGCAAAACGAGcagcagagagaggaaggctgGCAGCTCATCGATCTGGGGGCGGAGTTTGAGAGGATGGGCGTACCCTGTGACCGATGGCAGCTCACTGACGTCAACAGGGACTACAAG ATATGTGAGACGTATCCCAGGGACCTGTATGTGCCCATTACAGCCAGTAAGCCCATCATCGTCGGCAGCTCCAAGTTCAGGAGCAAAGGGCGCTTTCCTGTCCTCACATACTTCTACCAGGAGAAGAAG GCAGCAGTGTGTCGGTGCAGCCAGCCTCTCTCTGGGTTCAGCGCACGATGCCTGGAGGACGAGAGCATGTTGCAGGCCATCAGCAAAGCCAATCACAACAGCCGATTTGTCTACGTCATGGATACCAGGCCCAAG TTGAATGCCATGGCCAACAGAGCAGCAGGTAAAGGCTATGAGAATGAAGATAACTACTCCAACATCCGCTTCCAGTTTGTGGGGATCGAGAACATCCACGTGATGAGGACCAGCCTACAGAAACTCCTGGAAG tGGTGGGAAGTCGTTTTCTGTCGGTAAATGACTACCTGCTGGGCTTGGAGAGCTGTGGTTGGCTACGGCACGTCAAAGCTGTGGTAGATGCAGCCATCTTCCTCACCAAG GCAGTGACCGTAGAAGGAGCCAGTGTGTTGGTCCACTGTTCAGACGGCTGGGATCGGACAGCCCAGGTCTGCTCTCTGGGAGCTCTGCTCATGGACCCCTACTACCGCACCATCAAAGgcttcatg gTCCTCATAGAGAAAGACTGGATCTCATTTGGACACAAGTTTGCAGACAGGTGTGACCAGTTGGATGGAGACCCCAAGGAGGTGTCCCCCGTCTTCACACAGTTCCTGGAGTGTGTGTGGCAGCTCACCGAGCAGtttccccag GCGTTTGAGTTCAGTGAGTGGCTGCTGCTGCAGATCCATGAACATGTTCACTCCTGTCAGTACGGAAACTTCCTGGCTAACAACCAGAGACGGAGAGAAGAGCTGCA aCTTGGAGACAGGACTCACTCTCTGTGGGCGTTTCTGTTAAGAGAGCAGCAGAACTACCTAAACCCTGCCTACTGCCCCACCTACGCAGACACACACCCCGTCCTAGAACCCTCCACCCTGCCCTGCCACTTCAA gttcTGGAGGAATATGTACCACCAGTTTGATCGCTCCATGCACCCCCGTCAGTCTGTCCTGAAGAACGTTCTCACCCTGAAAGAGAGCAACTGCCAACTGGAGGACACAATAAAAGACCTGGAGGCT AGGCTACAGAAGCATGGCATCAGCCCCCCCACTCCGGACCCCCAGGCTTCCCTTAGAGACCAACGCATCCTCCCCACGCGCCCTCACTCCCTCATCCTGGAAGCCCCCCTCAGCCGGAAGGAGGCACAGcgacagcaggaggaggaggaggaggtgggagaggaggtGACAGAGTGCTGCAGTGACACAGAGCGGACAGTAGAGGGCAGCAGCGGTACAGAGCGCAAGGAGAGCTACAGTGACCTGCAGGGGACATACGGGGCCAAGGCCGAGCCCGCTGTGGTCAGCCTGGAGTTTGGAGTGGCCCGCATGACCTGCTGA
- the LOC139420321 gene encoding phosphatidylinositol-3,5-bisphosphate 3-phosphatase MTMR6-like isoform X1, whose amino-acid sequence MEHIRTPKVEQVRLLERFSNKSTSGTLHLTATHLIFVESNNAATTAAQEIWILHHHIASVEKLSLTTSGCPLVIQCRNFRVVHFVVQRERDCHDIYSSLLRLLRPVSYDELYAFSYNPKQNEQQREEGWQLIDLGAEFERMGVPCDRWQLTDVNRDYKICETYPRDLYVPITASKPIIVGSSKFRSKGRFPVLTYFYQEKKAAVCRCSQPLSGFSARCLEDESMLQAISKANHNSRFVYVMDTRPKVPNRNAVSKLFPKNVDILSPFLHSFVYCPPSLQLNAMANRAAGKGYENEDNYSNIRFQFVGIENIHVMRTSLQKLLEVVGSRFLSVNDYLLGLESCGWLRHVKAVVDAAIFLTKAVTVEGASVLVHCSDGWDRTAQVCSLGALLMDPYYRTIKGFMVLIEKDWISFGHKFADRCDQLDGDPKEVSPVFTQFLECVWQLTEQFPQAFEFSEWLLLQIHEHVHSCQYGNFLANNQRRREELQLGDRTHSLWAFLLREQQNYLNPAYCPTYADTHPVLEPSTLPCHFKFWRNMYHQFDRSMHPRQSVLKNVLTLKESNCQLEDTIKDLEARLQKHGISPPTPDPQASLRDQRILPTRPHSLILEAPLSRKEAQRQQEEEEEVGEEVTECCSDTERTVEGSSGTERKESYSDLQGTYGAKAEPAVVSLEFGVARMTC is encoded by the exons ATCCTGCACCACCACATAGCGTCAGTGGAGAAGCTGTCGTTGACCACCAGCGGTTGTCCTCTGGTCATCCAGTGTCGTAACTTCAGAGTGGTCCACTTTgtggtccagagagagagagactgtcacgACATCTACAGCTCACTGCTCAGATTGCTACGACCAG tATCCTATGATGAGCTCTATGCGTTCTCCTACAACCCCAAGCAAAACGAGcagcagagagaggaaggctgGCAGCTCATCGATCTGGGGGCGGAGTTTGAGAGGATGGGCGTACCCTGTGACCGATGGCAGCTCACTGACGTCAACAGGGACTACAAG ATATGTGAGACGTATCCCAGGGACCTGTATGTGCCCATTACAGCCAGTAAGCCCATCATCGTCGGCAGCTCCAAGTTCAGGAGCAAAGGGCGCTTTCCTGTCCTCACATACTTCTACCAGGAGAAGAAG GCAGCAGTGTGTCGGTGCAGCCAGCCTCTCTCTGGGTTCAGCGCACGATGCCTGGAGGACGAGAGCATGTTGCAGGCCATCAGCAAAGCCAATCACAACAGCCGATTTGTCTACGTCATGGATACCAGGCCCAAGGTACCTAATCGCAACGCTGTTAGCAAGCTCTTCCCAAAGAATGTGGACATTCTCAGTCCATTCCTTCATTCTTTTGTTTATTGCCCTCCCTCTCTGCAGTTGAATGCCATGGCCAACAGAGCAGCAGGTAAAGGCTATGAGAATGAAGATAACTACTCCAACATCCGCTTCCAGTTTGTGGGGATCGAGAACATCCACGTGATGAGGACCAGCCTACAGAAACTCCTGGAAG tGGTGGGAAGTCGTTTTCTGTCGGTAAATGACTACCTGCTGGGCTTGGAGAGCTGTGGTTGGCTACGGCACGTCAAAGCTGTGGTAGATGCAGCCATCTTCCTCACCAAG GCAGTGACCGTAGAAGGAGCCAGTGTGTTGGTCCACTGTTCAGACGGCTGGGATCGGACAGCCCAGGTCTGCTCTCTGGGAGCTCTGCTCATGGACCCCTACTACCGCACCATCAAAGgcttcatg gTCCTCATAGAGAAAGACTGGATCTCATTTGGACACAAGTTTGCAGACAGGTGTGACCAGTTGGATGGAGACCCCAAGGAGGTGTCCCCCGTCTTCACACAGTTCCTGGAGTGTGTGTGGCAGCTCACCGAGCAGtttccccag GCGTTTGAGTTCAGTGAGTGGCTGCTGCTGCAGATCCATGAACATGTTCACTCCTGTCAGTACGGAAACTTCCTGGCTAACAACCAGAGACGGAGAGAAGAGCTGCA aCTTGGAGACAGGACTCACTCTCTGTGGGCGTTTCTGTTAAGAGAGCAGCAGAACTACCTAAACCCTGCCTACTGCCCCACCTACGCAGACACACACCCCGTCCTAGAACCCTCCACCCTGCCCTGCCACTTCAA gttcTGGAGGAATATGTACCACCAGTTTGATCGCTCCATGCACCCCCGTCAGTCTGTCCTGAAGAACGTTCTCACCCTGAAAGAGAGCAACTGCCAACTGGAGGACACAATAAAAGACCTGGAGGCT AGGCTACAGAAGCATGGCATCAGCCCCCCCACTCCGGACCCCCAGGCTTCCCTTAGAGACCAACGCATCCTCCCCACGCGCCCTCACTCCCTCATCCTGGAAGCCCCCCTCAGCCGGAAGGAGGCACAGcgacagcaggaggaggaggaggaggtgggagaggaggtGACAGAGTGCTGCAGTGACACAGAGCGGACAGTAGAGGGCAGCAGCGGTACAGAGCGCAAGGAGAGCTACAGTGACCTGCAGGGGACATACGGGGCCAAGGCCGAGCCCGCTGTGGTCAGCCTGGAGTTTGGAGTGGCCCGCATGACCTGCTGA